From uncultured Pseudodesulfovibrio sp.:
GCAACATGAGCCGAGGTCTGGTGACAAAAGCTCGGGCAATGGCCACCCGTTGCTGCTCACCACCACTCAGATTGGCGGGGAAATCGTTATCCCGACCAATAATCCCAACCTCGGTTAACTGTGCGCGGGCCTGCGCCATGCGTTCTTTTCTGCCCACGCCTTGCACTTTGAGACCAAGGGCCACGTTGTCAATGACGGTTCGCCACGGTAACAGTCCATAATCTTGCAATATAATGGAAATATCAGAGGATGGAGCATCAATAGGACGACCTTCAAGCAAAGCTCGCCCGGTATCTGGCGCAGCAAGCCCGCTCAACAAATAGAGCAAGGTTGTCTTGCCGCAACCGGAAGGCCCGACAACAGCCAGAGTCTCCTCTTGCCCAAGAGAAAAGGAAACATTTTCAAGAACGGCCTGCCCGTCGTACAATTTCCCCAAATTTTCAGCAGTCAGCATACGTTAGGGGGTAACCGGAGAGAGAGCCGTCTCGTCCGGCACTTTTACTTTGAGGATACCCTTTTCAATCATCCAACTCTGGACTTCGTCCAACTCGGCAGAGGACGGCAGCGAGGGCATGGGATACGGGTACACAGGAAATTCAGCCATCAACGGTTTAGGGATACGACAAGTCTTTGCCATAAGAGACCGATACTTTTCCGGCGAATCAGCCAGACGTTGCACAGCCTCTTTATATGCAGCGATAAACGTTTTATACCCCTTGGCGTCGTCGGCAAAATAGGTATCATGCAGACAGAGAACCGTCAGCGGCATGTCGAGCTCTTCGGCAGTCGCCAAAGTTGCTCCGCCCTTGATTCGGGCAAGTGAAAGCAACGGCTCAGGCAACAAAGCACTGTCCACCTGATCAGTCATAAGCATTTGCATCCGAATGGGGATCTTCTTGATCTCAAGCAGCGAAAAGTGACCACGGTTAACACCAAGTTGATCTTCCATCTTATCAGCGAGATATTCCATCACAGAGGACTTGGACAAACCCAGGGTACGCCCTTTCATGTCGCCAATATCACGATCTTTGTTCGCCGGAGACAACACGATGCCAAACATGGGATAGCCGGGAGTCGTACGCCATGAAGTCAAGGCTATGCGCATGGGCACTCCCTGATTTATCAATAAATATGTGGCAATAAGATCGCCAAAATATCCGTCCAGTTGCCCTGCCTGCATGGCGGTGTCCCGTTCCAACGCAGACGCGAACCGGATTAGCTCCATATCAATGCCATGTTTTTCAAACAGCCCATCCTGAACACCCACCTGCAATGGCAGCGTGTCGATTACAGGAAGGATGCCGAATCGAATCTTCAAATTTTCCGCATGGGCAGACACGCTCATCAGAAACAGCAAGACAATGGCTATACAGACTTTTTTCATTAATTTCTTCCTCTTGGTTTCGAAAGAGCCTGTACCATGCACCAAAAAGAAAGAAAAGGCGAAGAGGTGCAACCCTTCGCCTATTATCGACGCTCTCACGTCACTATAAATAACAGATTTAAAACCCTCCCTTTATAATTATCAAAAAGAAAAGGCCTTCAAAATTAATGATTATGGGAATGAGGACGCACAAAACTCCATGCGACCAGAAGCAAGGTGATCACAGCGGATGTCACTCCCAACCAGTGTGGAGTCACTTCGTTCACTTCACCAACGACAGCCGTGATATCCAGTCCGAGAGAGAGATAAAGCAAATCCGTAGCCCATGCCAACGCCAACGAACAAACCACTATGGACAGGACATACATACCTGCCGCACGCTTACCTAACGTCTTAAGCATGACCGTGATGGTTGCACCATTGGTAGCTGGACCGGCAAGCAAAAAAACCAAAGCCGCGCCCGGAGACAACCCCTTGAGCAGCAAAGAAGCGGCAATAGGCGTAGATGCCGTTGCGCACACATACAATGGCAAAGCCACGACCAACATGACGAGATACGACAGGAAGCCGGTTCCGACATATTGATCCAACGCATCTGAAGGCACCACTGCAGAAATGATTCCAGCAATAACCACACCGACTAGCAGCCAACGGCCGATATCGGCTATCATTTCGCCAAAGGCATAGTTCATCCCCAGTCGAAACTTGGCACCGATACTCGATTTACCAGCTGGACGACAATGATCATGACCGCAACCGCAGCTTTTCACTCCGCATTCATCCGGCGCAGCCGCGACACTGGCCATAGGCAACGGTTCCTTCTTATCTGGAAACGCATTAACCAGTACACCGGCAAAAACAGCGGTCACAGATGCGGCAATAGGCCGAATAACTGTCATAATCGGATCAATGAGAGCATACGTCACAGCCATGGAATCCACGCCGGTTTCAGGAGTGGAGATCATAAACGCAGTTGTCGCACCTTTGCTTGCGCCCTGCCGACGAAGCCCCAATGCTGTAGGGAGTACTCCGCATGAGCATAACGGCAACGGAATACCGACGACGGCAGCTTTGAGTACTGAACCCACGGACTTTTTCCCGAGATGCCGAGCCATATACTCATCCGGCACAAATCCCTTGAGCAAACCTGCAACAAAAAAACCAAATAAAAGGTACGGTCCAGCATCTACGAGCACATGCCAGGACTCGGCCACAATCTTGATAAGGACATCCAACATAGTTAACACTCGTCAATGGTTATAATGTTCATATATGAGTATGTATTCATAAAACAAGTTAAAAAAAAGAGAACAGGGGGCTCTTACCCCTGTTCTCTGACATGCTCGAGCCCCTGACTGACCAGATTGCGCACGTGGTCATCATCCAGAGAATAAAAAACATTCTTTCCTTCCTTACGATACCGAACCAGCTTTGCGGCACGGAGCAAACGCAACTGATGGGAAATGGCGGATTGAGACATATCGAGAACTTCAGCCAACGCACAAACACACAACTCACCAACAGACAAGGCATAGAGAATACGGACACGGGTATAATCACCAAGAGCCTTGAACAATTCTGCCAAAAAGAGAAATTCCCTTTCGGACAGCATCTTTTCCTTGGCTGCAGCCACATTCTTTTCGTGTTGTTCTGTATCACTACACGCCATATTGGACATGATTCGCCTCACATGAGTAGTTGTTCATTTGTCGTTAGAGTACGATCTGCTCATATGTTTGTCAAGATTATTTCATACCAATATAAGAAGAAAAAGCGGTTCCTGATGAAATATAAAATCATCAGGAACCGCAGATATTTAGAATTCAATCATCCTCAGCCCAATCCAAGTTTACCCAATGTAAGTTGCTTGCGCCCGGAATTTTCCAGAATCTTGGAAATAAGTTCTCCATGCTCCAATCCAGCCTTTCGGACCTCGGCCAGCAGCCCTGCAACAATCTTTTCCTGTGCCAGATAGCTGAAGACTACATCACGGATATCCCGCAACTCGACAAGATGGTCAGCCCACCCCATGCCTTCCTGATACAACATCTTGGCCGAAACAAACGATGCCAACAGAGCCATTTGATGACCTCGCGGCAGATCATTAACGATTCGATCACGATATTTTTCCACGAACACCGCTGGGCAGTAGGACAAAAGGACCTCGACCAGTTCGGGATCATCAGCAACCTTATCAACCGAATCATTCAGGACCAAAGCGACTCTGTCAGCAAGTGAATTAATGGATTCAGACAGTTCAAATGACAACTCGGTAATGGTCCGCTTTCCGCCAGCCAGCTTAAACTCACGCATGAGAACTTGCGCCTCGGACCGAGCCCTATCCCGTAGGATATCGATCAATTGCGCCACGTACTCATCCTTGATTTCCAGGAATTCCTCTTCATTAAGAATAAGGCCCGCCAAAATCTCATAGGAAGAACAAATGACGCCTGTCTTATTGGCAGAAGGTCCCGGTACAGCAAGGACCCCAGCTTTTTCCATTTCGGCACGAGCATCAGTGGAAATGAAAATATTCGCTCCTTCTACCAAGCCACGCGCTGACGGAGTACCGTCCTTCTGCAAAAACTCCTTCCAGTTGGACATATTAATTGTATCAGGCCGTCCTCCAGAAGGTATGAAGATATCAGCAACCGCCGTATTGTGGAGCGTATTGCGTATGCGCGTGCCCTCCGGTTCTTCCGTGGACACCACAAATGCCCCCTCCCCTTTCAACTTGGATTTATCAAAATGGGAGGCTTTGTATTCCCCGTCCATGAGGCGAAGAAGTTCGGCATGATCCATACCATCTGGATCATAGGCCGCCCCGTGCCCATCGGTCATGGCCACGATCTTCGCATTTTCGCCATAATCCCGCATGAGAAAACGCATAACATTGGAAGCGACGTCACCCGCAGGCCCACCGGTGATTTTGACCGTAAACGGGTCTTCATCCGGATTAATACCAAGCGTACGCAACAACTCGTCGGCGAAAACAATAACGCCTTCGGAAGTCACACCATATTCCTTGTGCGCGATGCCTGCTCCGGGTTTGGAACTCATAAATGCGCTAGGCCACTTGTACCCGCGTTGTTCCGCCCGTGCTGCAATCCACCGAATATGATCGGGAGTAATATTCTCATCCGGGCCAAGGAAGATGATCTCTTCACGCCCCAAATGGTCGACGATACCAGGCTGGACAAAACCGTCCGTCCCTTCAGGGATAACCAAAAGATCAAGAAAAGAATCCACCATGGATTTGACGGCCAGATCAATATCACCATCTGGTCCAAGAAGAATAACTGCCTTGGATCCTCCCTCGGGAATATCCTTATTTTTAAACTGTTGAGCCGAGGCAAGTTTGGTCACTTCATCAAACAATCGGTTGGATTCCATTTCAAACCCTTCCTGACTCCAGGTCCGAACGACACGCACACCACCACGCGCCGTATCTCGATACCGCACCTGGAAAGCAAAACTGTATGGACCATGGAAACAATAAACGCC
This genomic window contains:
- a CDS encoding ABC transporter ATP-binding protein yields the protein MLTAENLGKLYDGQAVLENVSFSLGQEETLAVVGPSGCGKTTLLYLLSGLAAPDTGRALLEGRPIDAPSSDISIILQDYGLLPWRTVIDNVALGLKVQGVGRKERMAQARAQLTEVGIIGRDNDFPANLSGGEQQRVAIARAFVTRPRLMLLDEPFSSLDALTRERLQRALLDAWKVRKVPFVLVTHSLEEAVVLGKRIMVMSGRPASPVAVFDNPGFGDASIRDTEACFSLLKKLRHTVEDLW
- a CDS encoding metalloregulator ArsR/SmtB family transcription factor — translated: MSNMACSDTEQHEKNVAAAKEKMLSEREFLFLAELFKALGDYTRVRILYALSVGELCVCALAEVLDMSQSAISHQLRLLRAAKLVRYRKEGKNVFYSLDDDHVRNLVSQGLEHVREQG
- a CDS encoding SO_0444 family Cu/Zn efflux transporter; this encodes MLDVLIKIVAESWHVLVDAGPYLLFGFFVAGLLKGFVPDEYMARHLGKKSVGSVLKAAVVGIPLPLCSCGVLPTALGLRRQGASKGATTAFMISTPETGVDSMAVTYALIDPIMTVIRPIAASVTAVFAGVLVNAFPDKKEPLPMASVAAAPDECGVKSCGCGHDHCRPAGKSSIGAKFRLGMNYAFGEMIADIGRWLLVGVVIAGIISAVVPSDALDQYVGTGFLSYLVMLVVALPLYVCATASTPIAASLLLKGLSPGAALVFLLAGPATNGATITVMLKTLGKRAAGMYVLSIVVCSLALAWATDLLYLSLGLDITAVVGEVNEVTPHWLGVTSAVITLLLVAWSFVRPHSHNH
- a CDS encoding ABC transporter substrate-binding protein — its product is MKKVCIAIVLLFLMSVSAHAENLKIRFGILPVIDTLPLQVGVQDGLFEKHGIDMELIRFASALERDTAMQAGQLDGYFGDLIATYLLINQGVPMRIALTSWRTTPGYPMFGIVLSPANKDRDIGDMKGRTLGLSKSSVMEYLADKMEDQLGVNRGHFSLLEIKKIPIRMQMLMTDQVDSALLPEPLLSLARIKGGATLATAEELDMPLTVLCLHDTYFADDAKGYKTFIAAYKEAVQRLADSPEKYRSLMAKTCRIPKPLMAEFPVYPYPMPSLPSSAELDEVQSWMIEKGILKVKVPDETALSPVTP
- a CDS encoding NAD-glutamate dehydrogenase domain-containing protein; the protein is MSDKITVDPTNVQKKVVERFQKSISDLIPWFYNDMPEYYFLTHGEEEQINHVMALLSGMVRKEKQSLALHSPCGTKVTHITPGGDMDALAGVLKGYQDRDIQIARIYSSRDDSLRLDTFVFGPQPLCAVDAQSVKNVMGMIQDGTVDLGSEDSGEFKNFLGSVSEDYIEKFEPGRVLRHFKTCGCVETQERVQVLLEKDVHPGFDRISVAMANPPRTSLLLRVVNVFARESIPVDRAYSDQFERGEKSPVAIMSFYLDKKRIDFEETSEQWLRLKRQLEMTKWFAPHGLDALANEEGWELEQVMLMQAAGEFAHQFLIKKDMHAYTSSRIVYVILKHRDVAQKLLDYFDARFNPDFTGDREAAMAEKRAIARAAIRDVGNAIHRDILTYIYKFFRYTLRTNYYLEHKLGLSFRLDPLILAPMPKEERPFGVYCFHGPYSFAFQVRYRDTARGGVRVVRTWSQEGFEMESNRLFDEVTKLASAQQFKNKDIPEGGSKAVILLGPDGDIDLAVKSMVDSFLDLLVIPEGTDGFVQPGIVDHLGREEIIFLGPDENITPDHIRWIAARAEQRGYKWPSAFMSSKPGAGIAHKEYGVTSEGVIVFADELLRTLGINPDEDPFTVKITGGPAGDVASNVMRFLMRDYGENAKIVAMTDGHGAAYDPDGMDHAELLRLMDGEYKASHFDKSKLKGEGAFVVSTEEPEGTRIRNTLHNTAVADIFIPSGGRPDTINMSNWKEFLQKDGTPSARGLVEGANIFISTDARAEMEKAGVLAVPGPSANKTGVICSSYEILAGLILNEEEFLEIKDEYVAQLIDILRDRARSEAQVLMREFKLAGGKRTITELSFELSESINSLADRVALVLNDSVDKVADDPELVEVLLSYCPAVFVEKYRDRIVNDLPRGHQMALLASFVSAKMLYQEGMGWADHLVELRDIRDVVFSYLAQEKIVAGLLAEVRKAGLEHGELISKILENSGRKQLTLGKLGLG